The Carassius carassius chromosome 2, fCarCar2.1, whole genome shotgun sequence genome has a segment encoding these proteins:
- the LOC132109760 gene encoding cadherin-15-like → MMKAVAVLGALLAVVCQVSSSGQVTQSDLNPAVLHPWRHRSAGPQVRVKRDWIIPPIRVSENSKQVPEDLVQIKSDKIFTGEVIYMLEGPGVDQDPKGLFEIDEKTGWIKSKMPLDREKHKSFKLKAFALSPSGERLESPTTIEIYVLDQNDHRPEFTQKEFIGTIPEFSVPGTSVMQVTAIDSDDPMTENAALSFFIVGQESIPPNSINKTMFGINNKTGVIYTRDVGLDRDVVQSFRLTLQVADMSGMGLSSSGRAIIHISDINNHAPKFHPTMYNMNAMENKYIAELGRVNATDKDQKGGDNWRIKYTIINPSGHFAIHTDPVSNQGIISVVKPLDYESKAEYQLIVKAENEVRLKAPYEQIHSATVTVRVMNENEAPVFHKNPIKVTVAESIVPGTVLVSDIAHDPDNAKLRFEIIQDPENWLAINHGTGQITARRSFNIRSPHVRNNIYSAIVKVIDQDAGGISAKATMEVSLWETNDYPPVLIPLSGTVCSDRDRDKLGLLLSAVDEDMSPQADPFTFYIADQNVAVNWTIITLNETHGVLQPLIDIEKGEFSIPVVISDSGSPSLSSNALVNVTVCPCDSFGDCKSYTAAMFGTKMGISFIALMIIMGCIVLLLLLLVLAVAVKGCRRQHIRKGGGLLVGASDDDIRDNVFHYDEQGGGEEDEDAFNIDFLRNPSDMVPAPASFFPKDCSLPRGKQPLRKDAPYNLPSPRYPRKPPGDPTDIEDFINVGLDAADNDPNVPPYDTALIYDYEGDGSVAGSLSSIASMGSDGDQDYDYLNDWGPRFKKLANMYDPR, encoded by the exons GTCAGCAGCAGTGGTCAGGTAACACAGAGCGATTTGAACCCAGCTGTGCTGCACCCATGGAGACACAGGAGTGCAGGTCCACAGGTCAGGGTCAAGAGAGACTGGATCATTCCACCAATCCGAGTATCAGAAAACAGCAAGCAGGTCCCTGAAGATCTGGTCCAG ATCAAATCAGACAAGATCTTCACTGGGGAGGTGATATACATGCTGGAGGGACCCGGGGTTGACCAGGACCCCAAAGGGCTCTTTGAAATTGATGAAAAAACAGGATGGATCAAGAGCAAAATGCCTCTGGACAGGGAAAAACACAAGAGTTTTAAG CTCAAAGCTTTTGCACTGTCCCCAAGTGGAGAGAGACTGGAAAGTCCCACCACCATTGAAATCTACGTTTTAGATCAGAATGACCACAGGCCTGAATTTACCCAGAAGGAGTTCATCGGCACTATCCCTGAATTCTCTGTTCCAG GAACTTCAGTGATGCAGGTTACAGCGATAGATTCTGATGATCCAATGACAGAAAACGCAGCTCTGAGCTTCTTCATTGTTGGACAAGAGAGTATCCCTCCCAACAGCATTAACAAGACCATGTTTggcattaataacaaaactggaGTCATCTACACTCGAGATGTGGGACTAGACAGAGAT GTGGTGCAGTCCTTCAGGCTGACTCTGCAGGTGGCTGACATGTCTGGAATGGGCCTAAGCTCCAGCGGCCGTGCCATCATTCACATCTCTGATATTAACAACCATGCTCCAAAATTCCACCCTACCATg TACAACATGAATGCAATGGAGAACAAGTACATTGCGGAGTTGGGCAGGGTCAATGCGACAGATAAGGACCAGAAAGGTGGAGATAACTGGAGGATTAAGTACACCATCATAAATCCTTCAGGGCACTTTGCCATCCACACAGACCCAGTTTCCAACCAAGGAATAATTTCTGTGGTTAAG CCACTAGACTATGAATCCAAGGCAGAGTACCAGCTCATTGTCAAAGCAGAGAATGAAGTCAGGCTTAAAGCACCATACGAACAAATACACAGTGCTACAGTCACTGTCAGAGTGATGAATGAAAACGAGGCCCCAGTCTTCCATAAAAACCCCATTAAAGTGACTGTTGCAGAGTCCATTGTTCCTGGGACTGTCCTGGTCTCAGATATTGCTCATGATCCAGATAATGCCAAGCTAAG GTTTGAAATCATTCAGGATCCTGAGAACTGGCTTGCTATTAACCATGGAACTGGACAAATCACAGCCAGGAGATCCTTCAATATCCGGTCTCCCCATGTCAGGAACAATATTTACTCTGCAATTGTGAAAGTCATAGATCAGG ATGCTGGTGGAATCTCTGCAAAAGCTACAATGGAGGTCAGTCTGTGGGAGACCAATGATTACCCACCGGTGCTGATACCCTTGAGTGGGACTGTGTGCAGTGACAGGGACAGAGATAAACTGGGCCTTCTGCTTAGCGCTGTGGATGAGGACATGTCCCCTCAAGCTGACCCCTTCACTTTTTACATTGCTGATCAAAATGTGGCCGTCAACTGGACCATCATAACTCTTAACG AGACTCATGGGGTTCTCCAGCCACTGATAGACATAGAGAAAGGGGAATTCTCTATTCCTGTGGTCATATCAGACTCTGGCTCTCCTTCACTTTCCTCTAACGCTCTGGTCAACGTGACTGTGTGTCCCTGTGACAGTTTCGGTGACTGCAAGAGCTACACCGCAGCCATGTTTGGAACCAAAATGGGAATAAGCTTCATTGCCCTTATGATAATTATGGGATGCATTGTTCTTCTGTTGT tgCTGCTTGTTCTTGCTGTGGCGGTGAAGGGCTGCAGAAGGCAGCACATTAGAAAAGGAGGAGGTCTGCTGGTCGGAGCATCTGACGATGACATCCGAGACAATGTCTTTCACTATGATGAGCAGGGAGGAGGAGAAGAGGATGAA GATGCATTCAATATTGATTTTCTGAGGAACCCAAGTGACATGGTCCCTGCCCCAGCCTCATTTTTCCCAAAAGACTGCAGTCTGCCCAGAGGAAAACAACCTCTACGGAAAGATGCACCCTATAACCTGCCTTCTCCTAGATATCCACGCAAACCCCCCGGAGACCCGACTGACATCGAAGATTTCATCAATGTT GGCCTGGATGCTGCTGACAATGACCCGAACGTCCCACCATACGATACAGCTCTGATCTATGATTATGAGGGCGATGGGTCGGTAGCAGGCAGTCTTAGCTCTATCGCTTCCATGGGCTCTGATGGTGACCAGGACTATGACTACCTCAATGACTGGGGACCACGGTTTAAAAAACTGGCTAACATGTATGACCCACGTTAG
- the LOC132109706 gene encoding paraplegin-like, producing the protein MAALLLRRGSRSYDKRVWSLSSRFSCFQASRKLESNVTSCFHLMTPNIRGLTSGHIQNILTKPLIPRLLGLDFHCQHKLFTDPVKLWKLLGTTHYFSTSNRRHEKKEGGKGKTPEEEEEEKKRREQEDQMYRERLRTLFIIAVIMSLLNSINTSGGNISWHDFINEMLAKGEVSRVQVVPESDIVEIYLHPGAVIFGRPRLALMYRMQVANIDKFEEKLRAAEEELNIDTRDRIPVTYKRTGFFGNALYALGMAAIGVAILWYIFRLAGMGGRDGGFSAFNQLKKAKFTIVDGKSGKGVNFKDVAGMHEAKMEVKEFVDYLKNPDRYLQLGAKVPKGSLLLGPPGCGKTLLAKAVATEAQVPFLAMAGSEFVEVIGGLGAARVRSLFKEARARAPCIVYIDEIDAVGKKRSTNMSGFSNTEEEQTLNQLLVEMDGMGTTDHVIVLASTNRPDILDNALMRPGRLDRHIFIDLPTLQERKEIYEQHLKILKLTQPAHFYSLRLAELTPGFSGADIANICNEAALHAAREGYKSIDTFNFEYAVERVIAGSVKKSKILSKEEQRVVAFHESGHALVGWLLEHTEAVMKVSIAPRTNAALGFAQILPKDQYLFTKEQLFERMCMALGGRASEAITFNKVTTGAQDDLRKVTRVAYSMVKQYGMVASVGQVSFPDSEDQRGIGRRPFSQGLQQQMDHEAKILIAQAYRQTEKLLLDNRDKLILLANTLLEREVVNYDDIEALLGPSPFGPKKMIAPQSWVEAERDKQDTGEEEPRRPYRKDKDDDINLSLA; encoded by the exons ATGGCAGCGCTACTTTTACGGCGCGGAAGCAGATCGTACGACAAACGGGTTTGGTCGTTATCGTCTCGTTTCAGTTGTTTTCAAGCCAGCAGAAAACTGGAGAGCAATGTGACTTCTTGCTTTCATTTAATGACTCCAAACATACGAGGTCTAACATCGGGACACATTCAG AATATTTTGACAAAGCCATTGATCCCGAGGCTTCTAGGACTTGATTTCCATTGTCAGCACAAATTGTTCACAGATCCTGTGAAACTGTGGAAACTATTAG GCACTACTCATTATTTCAGTACATCCAACAGAAGACATGAAAAGAAAGAAGGTGGAAAAGGGAAGACCCCAGAGGAGGAAGAAG AAGAGAAAAAGAGACGAGAGCAGGAGGACCAGATGTATAGGGAGCGACTGCGCACACTCTTTATCATTGCTGTCATCATGAGCTTGCTCAACTCCATCAACACCAGTGGGGGGAACATATCCTGGCATGATTTCATAAATGAAATGTTGGCCAAAGGGGAGGTGTCACGAGTACAGGTGGTTCCTGAGAGTGACATTGTGGAGATCTACCTTCACCCTGGCGCAGTCATCTTCGGCAGACCT AGACTTGCCCTGATGTACCGAATGCAGGTGGCCAACATTGACAAGTTTGAGGAGAAGCTGAGAGCAGCAGAGGAAGAGCTGAATATAGATACCAGAGACAGAATACCAGTGACCTACAAGCGCACAGGCTTCTTCGGGAA TGCTCTTTATGCACTTGGTATGGCTGCCATTGGGGTTGCAATTCTCTGGTACATCTTCCGACTGGCAGGAATGGGTGGGAGAGATGGCGGCTTTAGTGCATTT aatcaattaaaaaaagcCAAATTCACTATTGTCGATGGGAAATCTGGTAAAGGTGTAAACTTCAAAGATGTTGCAGGAATGCACGAGGCCAAAATGGAAGTCAAAGAGTTTGTGGACTATCTAAAG AATCCGGATCGATACCTTCAGCTTGGGGCCAAGGTACCTAAAGGCTCTCTTCTCCTGGGGCCCCCTGGCTGTGGAAAAACTCTGCTTGCTAAGGCAGTGGCAACAGAGGCTCAGGTGCCCTTTCTTGCCATGGCAGGTTCAGAGTTTGTGGAGGTGATTGGAG GCCTTGGTGCCGCAAGAGTGCGAAGTCTATTCAAAGAGGCTCGTGCTCGAGCGCCGTGCATCGTCTACATCGATGAGATTGATGCTGTGGGAAAGAAACGGTCCACAAACATGTCTGGTTTCTCAAACACAGAGGAAGAGCAGACCCTTAACCAGCTACTTGTGGAGATGGACG GAATGGGTACCACAGATCATGTGATTGTCCTGGCCTCCACTAACCGGCCAGACATTCTGGACAATGCACTCATGAGACCAGGCAGGCTTGATCGGCACATATTTATTGACCTGCCAACTCTTCAG GAGAGAAAGGAAATCTATGAGCAGCACCTGAAGATCCTGAAGCTTACTCAGCCGGCACACTTCTACTCCCTGCGTCTGGCAGAGTTGACACCAGGCTTCAGTG GGGCTGACATTGCCAACATCTGCAATGAAGCCGCTCTTCATGCTGCCAGAGAAGGCTACAAGTCTATTGACACCTTTAACTTTGAATATGCTGTGGAGAGAGTCATCGCAG GGAGTGTGAAGAAAAGTAAAATCTTATCTAAAGAAGAGCAGAGGGTGGTGGCCTTTCATGAGTCTGGTCATGCATTAGTGGGATGGCTTCTAGAACACACAGAAGCTGTCATGAAG GTTTCAATTGCTCCCAGGACGAATGCTGCTTTGGGCTTTGCTCAGATCTTGCCAAAGGATCAGTATTTATTTACTAAAGAGCAGCTGTTTGAGAGGATGTGCATGGCTTTGGGTGGACGAGCCTCTGAAGCCATTACCTTCAATAAGGTCACTACAG GTGCTCAGGATGACCTGAGGAAGGTGACCCGTGTGGCCTACTCCATGGTGAAGCAGTATGGCATGGTTGCCAGTGTGGGCCAGGTGTCCTTCCCTGACTCCGAGGATCAGCGGGGTATTGGGCGTAGACCATTCAGCCAAGGACTCCAACAGCAGATGGACCAT GAAGCTAAGATTCTTATAGCACAAGCCTACAGGCAAACAGAGAAATTGCTTTTGGACAACAGAGACAAACTTATTTTG CTGGCTAATACACTGCTGGAGAGGGAGGTGGTCAACTATGATGACATTGAGGCTTTGCTGGGACCTTCTCCGTTTGGACCCAAAAAGATGATTGCCCCTCAAAGCTGGGTGGAGGCTGAAAGAGACAAGCAGGACACTGGTGAAGAAGAGCCACGCAGACCCTACCGCAAAGATAAAGATGATGACATCAACCTGAGCCTGGCGTGA